The DNA window ATGTCGCCGGACAATCCCAGCCGCTCGGCACCCAGCCCGTGCCAGCGCCCGCTGAGTTCCTGGCCTTCGGTGTAGTAGTCTGCCGTCGAGTAGTAGCTCATCGCACCCGCGGCGGAGGTGTTCTGCGTGATCCGGAGCATGGGTTCATCTTTACGACGGCAATGGTTTCGGAATCGTTGACGGCGGCGACGATTCGTGCAGACTCAGTCGGCGACGCCGGCTTCGCCGGTGCCTGCAATGTTTCATTGCCGCATCGGCCGCGATGCTTTCAACGCATTCCGTTTTCATCCGCCGGAACCGCCGGTTACTTCCAGCAATGAAAGTTCCCCCTGCCGCAGATCGGTCCCCTTGAGGTGGTAGGTTTTGACGAACGCCAGGCGGTCGCCGTTGAACATGAAGCGGATGTTGACGAAGAAGACGCCATCACTGGGACTGCGGTACAGGAACTCTTTCTCCAACAGTTCCCGCACGCCGCGCTGATAGGTCCGGTCGCTCATGCCGTGGTCCTTGGCGACGTACTGATTCAGCTTGATTTCGTCGGACCCGGGATTGGCGCGCATCTGGTGGTAGACCAGCTCGAAAACTTGAATGCCGGTCTTCGACAGTCCGGCGGCCTGCTTGATGCCGTCCAGAAACAGCTTGACGAAGCGGCTGGAATCGACTTCCTCCTCCCACCAGAAGCCCATCCCGCCGATGCCTTTAATCTCGCCGCTGGAGTGGTCGACGATGACCGAACCCTTGCCGCCGGGCACGTGGAACCGCTTGTTGCGGGTGGTGATGCCGCTGGTCGCCGGAACGCTGGGATTGGTCCGGTAGACCGGGAAGCCCCGTTTGGTGCTGACCTGATTCGCCGCAAGTGCGGCAACTTGGCGCTCGTCCGTCATTTTACCCCTCCTGTTTTGTCAGTAGACGGACAGGACATTGGCAGACAACCGACAAAAGCGCAAGGGGTTTTTGGCGGCGAACCACACGAATGTGGCGGTAGACCGTCTGATTGTGTCGTTGGGTGTTGAGGATTTCCGCGGGGAAGCGGCCGTTCCCTTTCTTATACTTAAAAAGCACCCTTCAAATGAGGGTCCCGACGACGACGCGCGAATCCAAAGCGCTGGCGACGGCGGCGGGACCTTCCTTCCTTCGAGAACGGGGCGTGTTCGACCAAGCCTGTGAATAAGTCGCTTCGGGTGAGTCTTTCGGCTCATCAACGCCCGATGCAGCAAGCCCGACCGCCAGACTGCATTCAGGATAGATGTTGAGCCGCACAGGTTTCAGGACCGTCGGCAATCGTGCATCGTTTTATGCAGTGATGCGCCGCTGCATTGGGGATTGCGCGGAAGACCCGTTCGTGATAGAGACGGGCTTGTCAATCATGGGGAAGCTGCGATGGGGCGAAGAACACGTGCTGACGTGAACGGCCAGTTGAGAATCGAGTGGGAATCGACGTCGGCACCCATGCCGACGCCACACCAGCCGTTGGAGCAGGATCGGCCGCCGCTCGCGGGCGCCATCAATTCGGTTCCACGAGTCTCCACTCCCGCCGCGCGACCCATGGTTCAGATTCTGCCGTGGGACTTTCGCGAGAGCTTCCCGCCGCCGCTGACGGAGGCGATCGACGCAGGCCTGCTCGATGTGACCGACGCCGAGCCGGACAATCTCAGGAGCCTCCACGACGATTATGCTGCGCAGTATCTGGCCGTACTTGCGGCGATGGACACGCTGGCCGGCGCACGTTGTCGCGGCGTCGATCCGATGACCGGCCGCGTGCCCGGGACCGCGGTGGCGCGAGAGCGACTTCGACGGCATTTCTCGGCCGAGCAGGCGCGGCTGGAGCGGTCACTCGATGTCACGATCGGCGGCTACACCGAAGGATTCGGGGCCGACGCGGCGGATGCGTTCGTCAAGGCACTGCGCGCCCGGTACGCCGGTGTTGCCGTCCAAACGGCGAAGGACGAACCATCGGCGTCGTCAGCAACCACGCCCGTCGAAAGCGAGAGTCGGACTTCAGGTCGGAGGTCCAAGCGGCCTTGCGCCCGGCTGCCGGTACCCAAGCCCTTACCCGCAGCGATCGGCGCTGGACACTTCGGGTATGAGTTTGACGGCCGGCCGGTGCGACCGTCGCTGGACGAGGTTCGCGAGATCACCCTCGCCCAGGCCCAGAAGCTCATCGGACTACTGCACGACATACACAATCCCGGCAATCAGCACGCGGCCGAAGCTGAGTTCCGCTCGGCGCTGGCGATGTACGCCGAGGATTTCGGGGACGACGCCGCCCGGCAACTCGAAGCCCATGCCCTTCGCCAGGCCCAACGAGAGCGGGCCGGCCGCAGGCGGTGACCGGCGATGCGGGCTGGCGTGTCGTAAAAACCCCTTGCGCGAGCCGAACGCTCGTGCTAAGCACACACGAAGTGTTAATCAGTCATGGAGGGAAACATGCCACGCAAGAAGAAGGATCAGCCTGCCGATACCGCAGAGAACGCCGCCAACACGAGCGCGCAGACCATGGAGCCACCGGTGCAGGAATCCGCGAACACATCCGGGACAGCCGCTCCCTCATCCAGCGAACCGACGAACGACCTTCAGGCGTCGGCCAGTCAATCCGTTGATCCGGTGCCAGCCCGCACCTGGGCACCGTCGTTCCGTACGACGCTGAATCTGTCGGCCAAAGGCGTCGTCATCGGCGTCCGCAGCGGCAACGACTGGGTCATCGGATTCCCTGAAGATCCCGGCCACGAGGTCAAGCAGAAGCTGAGCGACGCCGGATTCAGCTACCGGGCGCGGGACCGCAAGTGGACGACGTACACGCACGCGCCGACCCGACCGCCGGTCGAGACGCTGGCCAGATCACTCAAGACGCAGTTCGGCGACGAAATCTCCATCGCCGACTACGCCACCCGCCAGGTGGTGATCGCCTTCGAGAACAAGCCCGACGACGAGGTGACCGCCGCCCTGAAGGAAGCCGGGTTCCACTACCGCCCGGACCAGACTTGGAACGCCGACTTCACGCCGGCGGCTCAGGACTTCGCCCGCAATCTCGCCCAGAGCCTTCCCGACCGGCCACGGTCCATCGCGGGCTGACTCCCGTCCAAGGAACGCAGCCGCCACTTCCCGGCGCGGCCCGTAGCATTGCACTCTTCCCTACGGCTCTGATCCGTCATCGCCAGGGGCACATGGCATCAAGTCAACGGACACGCAAAGGAAGCCGAACGCTGGATGGAGTATCAAATTGCGTAGAAACGTGGGAGAAGAATGGACCGTGGTGATTTAGCCTTCTGACGGGCGTTTTTGATAGCGCCAGCCAGAGCGGTTTCTCAGAGGAGAGTTTTTGCCAGCGTTTTTGCCAGCCCGGCCGCTCGAAAACATTCGCTCGGCAAGCTCACGGAGATCTAAGGGAACATCGAACAACTCCTTGCCGTGCGTCCTTCCGTCCTTAGTCAGTTTGTAGGCTGCAAAACCCCTACTGTTAAACCGCTCGCGCCGTCTACGCAAACCGCTCCAGCAATCTCTAGTGCAGGAGCGAGGACGCCGAGTTGTGGCTGAAGAGTAGTAGCTCTCAGGTGCCCGCCTGCCAAGGAACTGGCATCGCCGAGCGACTGAATCCGTGTGGAACGAATGACGCTCATTCCATTGCGCTTTTCCAGCACGAGAACTTGCACGATAGCAAGCTCTCGATTGGCAACTCGAATCTTGTCGCCTTCCGTAGTCGCTCGCAGCAAAGGCTGGAAGTCAGCAGAGTCCCCGGTCTGATTTAAACCTTCTACAATGCCGTAAGCGGAGTGAGTAATTCGTGCCGGATCACTAGGCTCAGGCGGAGCTTTGCTGGAACATCCAAAGACACCCAGAAGCACCAACACAATAAACACGGCTCGCTGCACCATATGCTTACCTCACACGTCGTTGCCGATGCTCAATCCACGACGTTTGCGTTACTAACTGGACCGCCTTTTCATTCAACTCTACATGGTCAACCCATTCAACCAGTTGCTTGCCGTCATCGCAAGTACACTTCACCCACGCAGACTGGATATGGCTGGTAACTTCTGTCGCACTCTTGAATACAACTTCTTCCCGAATGACTTGGCGAAAGTCATCCTGATAGTTTGGAAGAGGTGGCGCGTAACCCTCAGGTCTATCAATCAATCCTGGAAACATGGATAGCGTCACGAACATTCTTGACCCTGCTGGCAATATTCGTATCTCTTCACGGTCTGGCCCCATTTGCACGATTTCGCACTTCCCACTCGAAATAATTGAAGGTGGAATATTGGTATATTCTCGCTTGTCATTTCTATTGATCGTTCGAGTGCTGCGGGTTGACACAATTGCCGACCAATTCGTCCACTGAGATGGATCATCGCCTTGCAGCCCTATCGGATCAACAAACCGCACCGAGTTGGAATCGACGAACTCATAGAGATTGTTCGTTCCGCCCTCATAGTCAATTGGATCAGGCTCCAACCACCGACCAAGACTTGCGCGATAAGACATGGCTCATCCTTCCCTTCTTGGAGTTGAAAGACTGAACGGATCGTGGAAGAACATCCGAGGCTTCAACGGCACTGCCGTCTGAAAGCACTCAATCGTTGTACAGAGCTTTGTTCGTATCCGAACTGACACGTCGTTGAGGTAGCCGGGATAGTTGAGCGACTCCGGCACAAGTTCCATCGCCCGCGAGTAGAACTCCTGAGCCATCTCAAGTTCGCCATTGTCTTCGAGACAATGCCCTCGGCTGCCGTAGAACATCGCCACTTCTTCGTGTGGCTTCAACGGACGCAGGTATTGCCCTGTTTGGAGATGAGTTTCCGTGAGTGGGCGAGGCCAGCCCTCGTAATGCTCGTCCGAATGCGTGGTCATCCCAGTACCGCTCGCGTCCATGTTGATCCGCTCATTCGCTGTCTCCCAACGGACGAAGGCGTGCCCATGAGCCAGTGCAAGATGCATCGGGTAGCCGAGCCTTCGCCCGACTGCGACGTAGAGAACCGGCATCGAAGCGCAGGTTCCTACTCGCTTGCCCGCCAGCAGCCCGTGCAAAAACGAATCGCGGGAGTCTTTGAAGCTCCAGTTCCAAACGGCGCGAGGGTTGAATCTCACGCCGATGTCGCGCTGAAGAACCGTCACCAGAACGAGCATCCGGAAGTAGGCTTCGGAGTCCTCGTAGGAAGAAGGCTCGTTGTGGAAACGGCGCATCCGCCTGTCAGTTTCCCAGGCAACCCACCGACTCCATTCACCCAGCCGAGCGAGGCATTCGTCGATGTCCAAATCTTCGGCTCCTGGCAGCCGGCTCGCGCAGACGAGGTTTGTAACCGCGATATCGTGCTGGGCAAGGGATTCAGGAGGAGATGCCCAAAGGGACTCGAAGTTGATACGGCGTGCAGGTAGCGGCTTTGGCAATGGATAGCCGCGCCAAGGTTTGGCGTGAGTCGATGGCGGTTGATATCGCCTTACAACGCTCAAATGCCCCTCGGTTCGGGGTTGGAGATGAGAGCCCGATGAGTCGGAGTAGAAACCTACACCTGTTGCCATGTTGATGTCAAGGGAAACTCGTCGGCGTGAGGCGTCTCACATCACTTTCGGTGGCTCGGCTCAAGTCAGGAAGCCGTTCCTCTCGACTGTCAGGAATGGAAACGAAAACCTGCGACGTCTGCCAGCAAGGGCAACCGATCAGCAACTTCTACTCGAATCGCTCGAAACGCCCCGGAGTCGAGAGCAGGTTCTATCGCCTCAATCGGGTCTTCGGCTCGACGGAAGCCGACTTCGAGAGACGCCTTAACGAGCAAGTCGGGCTGTACATGCCCGTAACCCACATCGCCGTCCCGTGCCGAGCGACGCAAAAACAACTGCCTACCTCTCAATCGGCCTGAGCTTACCTCCGCGTGCTCGGTTTTCACGGTCCTACCCCGGCGTACCGGGGCCCCTTCTCCGACGGTTCCACCATGAAAACCTGCGCGCGCTCCAGTCTTTCGCGCCTCCGACGAGGCAAGGCCCCCGATGTGGGAGCCACCGTGTGGATGTTCCGCACGGCCCGGGCCTCGAAGACACAAAGGAGCGCGATATGTCATTCGATATCTATGCAACGATCACTCAGCAGGTCACGGACATGCTGGAGAAGGGCGTCGCCCCGTGGCGCAGCCCGATCCTGGGACGGACTTCCGCCGGGCACCCGAAGAATCTGGACAGCGGCAAGCCCTACCGGGGCGTGAACGTCTTCCTGCTGGCCTTCACCGCCTATGCCAAAGGGTATGAATCCAGCTACTGGGTGACCTTCAACCAGGCGAAGGATCGCGGAGGGTCGGTGAAGAAGGGCGAGAAGGCGTCGATGGTGGTGTTCTGGAAGCAGTACGAGACCGAGGACAAGCAGACGGGCAAGGAGACGAAGATCCCCGTGCTGCGCTACTACAACGTCTTCAACGCCGCTCAGTGCGAAGGACTGGAGGTGCCCGACGCACCGAAGTTCGAGCCGATCGACTTCAAGCCGGTCGAAGTGGCCGAGGCGATCGCCAAGGGATACCAGGGGGCGCCGGCGCTGGAGCACGGCGGGAGCAAGGCCTTCTATCGTCCCAGCGATGACAAGGTGCGGATGCCCGAGCCGACGCGCTTTGCAAGCGGCGAGGAGTACTACTCGACGCTCTTTCACGAGTACGCGCACAGCACCGGACACTCCAGCCGGCTCGATCGCAAGCTCGACACCGATCCGAAACCGTTCGGGTCGGCGGATTACGGCAAGGAGGAGCTGGTCGCCGAGATGGCCGCCGCGTTCCTGTGCGGGCACGCCGGGATCAACCCGGCGGTGATCGAGAACCAGACCGCCTACCTGCAGGGATGGCTCAAGACCCTCAAGTCAGACAAGAAGCTCATCATCAGCGCCGCCGGTCAGGCGCAGAAGGCGGCGGATTGGATCAGAAACGAGCGTGAGCCGTTTGCGCCGTGAGCGAGGCGATGGGGGATCGCTTTGGAAGGAGCGAGGTCACTTCTGCCTGGGGGGACGCTGTCACACAGCGAGCGGCATGGCCCCTGCCCTGCCCGAATCATCACAAGACAAAGCACGAGACGCTCTGCCGCGCCGAAGAAGGACGGCCTTACGGCCGGCGGGACGTGAAGTGCGGGAACGGCTCCGGCGCGTCAAGGGCTTCGCGAGAATCCCGGTCTCCGCGGAGTACCGCGGACCCTCCGGGATTCTCGTGCCTTCGGTCCAGCTTCGCTTCCCCTTCGGCACCCTTGACCCGCCTCCGGGCCGCCCCCGCCGTGGCCCTGGCCACGAAGGCAGTGCCGCTGGCCCTGCCTTCAAGCAGGCCGACTCGGATTCTTCCTTCGGCAGAGTGCCGGGGAGCCGAGAGCCAAGCCACACCCCTTCCCGGAGGCCTTATGTCCCGCCCGTCCGAATCCCGTATCAAGGACATCGCGCTCGTCGAGATCGACCGTTCCCGCAACCACCGCATCCCCACGCCCGGCGACGCCGAGCGGATCGAATCGCTCAAGGCGAGCATCGAGGCGTGCGGACAACTCCAGCCCGTCCGCGTCTATGAACGCGGCGAGGATCAGAAGAACGGCAGGAAGGATGCCCCGTATATCCTTGGCTTCGGCTCCCGCCGGTTGGCGGCGGTGGAGTTGCTGGGATACGAGACGATCCGGGCGGTGGTCTTCCCGCCCGCGTCCGACGCCGAAATCGCCCAGGCCCGGGCCGTCGAGAACCTGCACCGCCAGGACATCACCCCGCTGGAGGAAGTGCTGGCGGTGTCGGACATGCTGGAGGCGATCAAGGCCGATGTCGCCTTCACCGGCGATCCTTATGAAGAAGTCGCGAGCCGCCTCGCCCGCTCGGTGACATGGGTGCGGGATCGGGATTACCTGCACCGGCTGACCAAGGCGGTGCGGAAGTTCGCGTTGCAGAGCGGACTGCCCGCCGGTCATCTTCGCGAGCTGGCGAAGGTGGGTGACGCTGGCGATCAACTACGGCTGGCGTGCGAGTGTGCCGGGGCACCGGCGTGGTGCTTCGCGGCCCAGGAAGAAGGGAAGGATTTGGCATCCCACAATCAGGATGTCATCGACGGCTACTTCGCCGAACTCGCCGACGGGAAGGCCAACCGCTGGCCGCTCTCGAAGCTCAAGCTGGAAGTCGCCAAGGTGCAGCACTCGCTCAAGGTGATCCCTTGGGAGTTCGATCGGACGGTGCAGCATCACGGCGTAAAGCTCCGCAAGTGTGCCGGGTGCCCGCACAATTCCGAGACCGATCGCACGCTCTTCGGCATCGACGAGGACGCCGCCAACCCGCGAGGCTACTGCCTCAACGCTTCCTGTTACACCGCCAAGCAGGAGGCGACGCAATCGGCGAAGGAAGAGGTG is part of the Humisphaera borealis genome and encodes:
- a CDS encoding replication/maintenance protein RepL; this translates as MTDERQVAALAANQVSTKRGFPVYRTNPSVPATSGITTRNKRFHVPGGKGSVIVDHSSGEIKGIGGMGFWWEEEVDSSRFVKLFLDGIKQAAGLSKTGIQVFELVYHQMRANPGSDEIKLNQYVAKDHGMSDRTYQRGVRELLEKEFLYRSPSDGVFFVNIRFMFNGDRLAFVKTYHLKGTDLRQGELSLLEVTGGSGG
- a CDS encoding RodZ family helix-turn-helix domain-containing protein, yielding MPRKKKDQPADTAENAANTSAQTMEPPVQESANTSGTAAPSSSEPTNDLQASASQSVDPVPARTWAPSFRTTLNLSAKGVVIGVRSGNDWVIGFPEDPGHEVKQKLSDAGFSYRARDRKWTTYTHAPTRPPVETLARSLKTQFGDEISIADYATRQVVIAFENKPDDEVTAALKEAGFHYRPDQTWNADFTPAAQDFARNLAQSLPDRPRSIAG
- a CDS encoding RHS repeat-associated core domain-containing protein; protein product: MSYRASLGRWLEPDPIDYEGGTNNLYEFVDSNSVRFVDPIGLQGDDPSQWTNWSAIVSTRSTRTINRNDKREYTNIPPSIISSGKCEIVQMGPDREEIRILPAGSRMFVTLSMFPGLIDRPEGYAPPLPNYQDDFRQVIREEVVFKSATEVTSHIQSAWVKCTCDDGKQLVEWVDHVELNEKAVQLVTQTSWIEHRQRRVR
- a CDS encoding tetratricopeptide repeat protein, with the translated sequence MDIDECLARLGEWSRWVAWETDRRMRRFHNEPSSYEDSEAYFRMLVLVTVLQRDIGVRFNPRAVWNWSFKDSRDSFLHGLLAGKRVGTCASMPVLYVAVGRRLGYPMHLALAHGHAFVRWETANERINMDASGTGMTTHSDEHYEGWPRPLTETHLQTGQYLRPLKPHEEVAMFYGSRGHCLEDNGELEMAQEFYSRAMELVPESLNYPGYLNDVSVRIRTKLCTTIECFQTAVPLKPRMFFHDPFSLSTPRREG
- a CDS encoding ArdC family protein, producing the protein MSFDIYATITQQVTDMLEKGVAPWRSPILGRTSAGHPKNLDSGKPYRGVNVFLLAFTAYAKGYESSYWVTFNQAKDRGGSVKKGEKASMVVFWKQYETEDKQTGKETKIPVLRYYNVFNAAQCEGLEVPDAPKFEPIDFKPVEVAEAIAKGYQGAPALEHGGSKAFYRPSDDKVRMPEPTRFASGEEYYSTLFHEYAHSTGHSSRLDRKLDTDPKPFGSADYGKEELVAEMAAAFLCGHAGINPAVIENQTAYLQGWLKTLKSDKKLIISAAGQAQKAADWIRNEREPFAP
- a CDS encoding ParB/RepB/Spo0J family partition protein, yielding MSRPSESRIKDIALVEIDRSRNHRIPTPGDAERIESLKASIEACGQLQPVRVYERGEDQKNGRKDAPYILGFGSRRLAAVELLGYETIRAVVFPPASDAEIAQARAVENLHRQDITPLEEVLAVSDMLEAIKADVAFTGDPYEEVASRLARSVTWVRDRDYLHRLTKAVRKFALQSGLPAGHLRELAKVGDAGDQLRLACECAGAPAWCFAAQEEGKDLASHNQDVIDGYFAELADGKANRWPLSKLKLEVAKVQHSLKVIPWEFDRTVQHHGVKLRKCAGCPHNSETDRTLFGIDEDAANPRGYCLNASCYTAKQEATQSAKEEVYKKISGREVQTPEAIRKAAPPWIKESSVVGYVKRQLEKQQEGQSPTESRSSRSERSAVRSLSPHELALEAFREELESWQGKSLAKVLRKVNADPACKVGWCVLLAVDGFLEHPRIEIPYTSIYSSPSTREPVIPDIDPAMENVIARAFAGTKSAWMELLADEKPTLPENRRGYGVPHPQVLAWLAAAVGVKLPPTPQWTPAAIPESLPSNEPVADVAA